In Eriocheir sinensis breed Jianghai 21 chromosome 17, ASM2467909v1, whole genome shotgun sequence, one genomic interval encodes:
- the LOC126999731 gene encoding peroxisomal N(1)-acetyl-spermine/spermidine oxidase-like isoform X2, with protein MSALGSAPGETACCCPQGDHDGCCGQAQEVDVVVVGGGVAGLTALNTLLQHNVTSVVLLEAQDRLGGRVRTFRQGGVLVEDGAEWIHGDRRNPLHRLARSLGALDTPTPDDAWDFRLVTEEGEDGDEATYDKLMSLMEETNENGVLEPYYNMSYGYYFLDRFPEVFPANTPRRDALLHLLEQTVNYMEGTGSWEDIAAQDADQYIDHGENFQWADGYDTLIDHLKAKIPGEAVRLSSPVTRVSWSCPARPSQARVVTQGGQVFLARHVLVTVSAAYLQLHHDSLFQPPLPAEFLKKLSGVKLGVANKVQLGWPEPWWGPRPLELTILWTKFDLPQNMSWLHGVVSLFSVHRQRAVLELFVTGSHSSQMEALEEDEVKAHVTHLLRRVSGQDVPEPTFFRRTRWGSDPWTLGSYSTFVTMEGNKAGLRRRSQLATPLKNSTGHTVLLWAGEHTHNTRYSTVDGAMETGQREARRIAHLLKAYC; from the exons A TGTCGGCGTTGGGGTCAGCGCCCGGGGAGACTGCTTGTTGCTGTCCACAGGGGGATCATGACGGGTG TTGTGGGCAGGCGCAGGAAgtagacgtggtggtggtgggcggcggcGTGGCTGGCCTGACTGCCCTCAACACCCTCCTGCAACACAACGTGACCAGCGTGGTGCTCCTTGAGGCCCAGGACCGTCTGGGTGGAAGAGTCCGCACCTTCAGACAAG gaggggtGTTGGTAGAGGACGGGGCCGAGTGGATCCACGGTGACCGAAGGAACCCGCTGCACCGCCTCGCCCGCAGCCTCGGGGCGCTGGACACCCCGACGCCCGACGACGCCTGGG ATTTCCGTTTGGTgactgaggaaggagaggatggggacGAGGCCACCTACGATAAGCTCATGTCCCTGATGGAGGAAACCAACGAAAACGGAGTCCTTGAGCCGTATTACAACATGAGCTACGGCTACTACTTCCTCGACAG GTTCCCCGAAGTCTTCCCGGCGAATACCCCGCGGCGGGatgctctcctccacctcctcgagCAG ACAGTGAACTACATGGAAGGCACCGGCTCTTGGGAGGACATTGCAGCTCAAGACGCTGACCAGTACATCGACCACGGGGAAAACTTCCAGTGGGCGGATGGTTACGACACCCTCATAGACCATCTAAAA GCGAAGATCCCAGGAGAAGCTGTGCGCCTGTCTTCTCCCGTGACCCGTGTGTCGTGGAGCTGCCCCGCACGCCCGTCACAGGCACGAGTGGTGACCCAGGGCGGCCAGGTCTTCCTCGCCCGCCACGTCCTCGTCACCGTCTCTGCCGCCTACCTGCAGCTGCACCACGActccctcttccagcctccccTTCCGGCTGAATTCCTTAAGAAATTGTCG GGCGTGAAGCTGGGCGTAGCCAACAAAGTGCAGCTGGGGTGGCCGGAGCCGTGGTGGGGCCCGCGACCCCTCGAGCTGACTATTCTGTGGACCAAGTTCGACCTACCACAGAACATG TCGTGGTTACACGGTGTGGTGAGCCTGTTCAGCGTCCATCGTCAGAGGGCGGTGCTGGAGCTGTTTGTCACCGGCAGCCACTCCAGCCAGATGGAGGctctggaggaggacgaggtgaaggCACACGTGACTCACCTCCTCAGGCGAGTGAGCGGCCAAGACGTGCCGGAGCCAACCTTCTTCAGGAG GACGAGGTGGGGCAGCGACCCATGGACGCTCGGTTCCTACTCCACCTTCGTCACCATGGAGGGCAACAAGGCCGGCCTGCGCCGCCGTAGCCAGCTGGCGACGCCGCTGAAGAACTCCACCGGCCACACG GTATTGCTGTGGGCGGGGGAACACACGCACAACACCCGCTACAGCACGGTGGACGGGGCCATGGAGACGGGCCAGCGGGAGGCGCGCAGGATTGCTCACCTCCTGAAGGCTTACTGCTga
- the LOC126999731 gene encoding peroxisomal N(1)-acetyl-spermine/spermidine oxidase-like isoform X1 — protein MLLWTVLFIVFLKVSALGSAPGETACCCPQGDHDGCCGQAQEVDVVVVGGGVAGLTALNTLLQHNVTSVVLLEAQDRLGGRVRTFRQGGVLVEDGAEWIHGDRRNPLHRLARSLGALDTPTPDDAWDFRLVTEEGEDGDEATYDKLMSLMEETNENGVLEPYYNMSYGYYFLDRFPEVFPANTPRRDALLHLLEQTVNYMEGTGSWEDIAAQDADQYIDHGENFQWADGYDTLIDHLKAKIPGEAVRLSSPVTRVSWSCPARPSQARVVTQGGQVFLARHVLVTVSAAYLQLHHDSLFQPPLPAEFLKKLSGVKLGVANKVQLGWPEPWWGPRPLELTILWTKFDLPQNMSWLHGVVSLFSVHRQRAVLELFVTGSHSSQMEALEEDEVKAHVTHLLRRVSGQDVPEPTFFRRTRWGSDPWTLGSYSTFVTMEGNKAGLRRRSQLATPLKNSTGHTVLLWAGEHTHNTRYSTVDGAMETGQREARRIAHLLKAYC, from the exons ATGTTGCTGTGGACCgttctttttatcgtttttcttAAAG TGTCGGCGTTGGGGTCAGCGCCCGGGGAGACTGCTTGTTGCTGTCCACAGGGGGATCATGACGGGTG TTGTGGGCAGGCGCAGGAAgtagacgtggtggtggtgggcggcggcGTGGCTGGCCTGACTGCCCTCAACACCCTCCTGCAACACAACGTGACCAGCGTGGTGCTCCTTGAGGCCCAGGACCGTCTGGGTGGAAGAGTCCGCACCTTCAGACAAG gaggggtGTTGGTAGAGGACGGGGCCGAGTGGATCCACGGTGACCGAAGGAACCCGCTGCACCGCCTCGCCCGCAGCCTCGGGGCGCTGGACACCCCGACGCCCGACGACGCCTGGG ATTTCCGTTTGGTgactgaggaaggagaggatggggacGAGGCCACCTACGATAAGCTCATGTCCCTGATGGAGGAAACCAACGAAAACGGAGTCCTTGAGCCGTATTACAACATGAGCTACGGCTACTACTTCCTCGACAG GTTCCCCGAAGTCTTCCCGGCGAATACCCCGCGGCGGGatgctctcctccacctcctcgagCAG ACAGTGAACTACATGGAAGGCACCGGCTCTTGGGAGGACATTGCAGCTCAAGACGCTGACCAGTACATCGACCACGGGGAAAACTTCCAGTGGGCGGATGGTTACGACACCCTCATAGACCATCTAAAA GCGAAGATCCCAGGAGAAGCTGTGCGCCTGTCTTCTCCCGTGACCCGTGTGTCGTGGAGCTGCCCCGCACGCCCGTCACAGGCACGAGTGGTGACCCAGGGCGGCCAGGTCTTCCTCGCCCGCCACGTCCTCGTCACCGTCTCTGCCGCCTACCTGCAGCTGCACCACGActccctcttccagcctccccTTCCGGCTGAATTCCTTAAGAAATTGTCG GGCGTGAAGCTGGGCGTAGCCAACAAAGTGCAGCTGGGGTGGCCGGAGCCGTGGTGGGGCCCGCGACCCCTCGAGCTGACTATTCTGTGGACCAAGTTCGACCTACCACAGAACATG TCGTGGTTACACGGTGTGGTGAGCCTGTTCAGCGTCCATCGTCAGAGGGCGGTGCTGGAGCTGTTTGTCACCGGCAGCCACTCCAGCCAGATGGAGGctctggaggaggacgaggtgaaggCACACGTGACTCACCTCCTCAGGCGAGTGAGCGGCCAAGACGTGCCGGAGCCAACCTTCTTCAGGAG GACGAGGTGGGGCAGCGACCCATGGACGCTCGGTTCCTACTCCACCTTCGTCACCATGGAGGGCAACAAGGCCGGCCTGCGCCGCCGTAGCCAGCTGGCGACGCCGCTGAAGAACTCCACCGGCCACACG GTATTGCTGTGGGCGGGGGAACACACGCACAACACCCGCTACAGCACGGTGGACGGGGCCATGGAGACGGGCCAGCGGGAGGCGCGCAGGATTGCTCACCTCCTGAAGGCTTACTGCTga